The Prionailurus viverrinus isolate Anna chromosome B4, UM_Priviv_1.0, whole genome shotgun sequence genome has a window encoding:
- the LOC125170988 gene encoding olfactory receptor 12-like, whose protein sequence is MKKELNRNYSELTEFILLGFRTSPDVQIFLFLFFLLIYMVIVVGNISMIIVIKIDSRLHTPMYFFLRNLSYLDLCYSTVIAPKTLATFLSTDKKISYNGCAAQFFFFALFVGTEGFLLAVMAYDRFSAICSPFLYTVHMSQQACIRLVFGSYICGGINSMVQTGFTFSLRFCGENRLDHFFCDVPALIKISCADTSVNEIVLYILSALIIITTTTVIVVSYAYILSTVLKIPSTHGRGKTFSTCSSHITVVSLFYGTVFFMYAQPGAISSPQKSKIIAVFYTFIIPMLNPLIYSLRNREVKHAVKRILLRKLSFH, encoded by the coding sequence ATGAAGAAAGAGCTGAATAGGAATTACTCAGAACTGACAGAGTTTATTCTGCTGGGATTCAGAACATCTCCAGatgtacagatttttttattcttattcttcttgCTAATCTACATGGTCATTGTGGTGGGAAATATCAGCATGATAATTGTCATTAAAATAGACTCCAGACTTCATACGCCTATGtatttctttctcagaaattTGTCCTATTTAGATCTCTGCTACTCCACAGTCATTGCTCCCAAAACTCTGGCTACTTTCTTGTCCACGGACAAGAAAATTTCCTACAATGGCTGTGCAGCACAATTCTTTTTCTTCGCTCTTTTTGTTGGGACTGAAGGCTTTCTTCTAGCCGTGATGGCATATGATCGCTTCTCAGCCATTTGCTCGCCCTTCCTCTATACTGTACATATGTCTCAGCAGGCTTGTATTCGTTTAGTGTTTGGCTCCTATATCTGTGGAGGCATCAACTCCATGGTCCAAACAGGTTTCACCTTCAGTTTGCGTTTCTGTGGAGAAAACAGACTAGACCACTTTTTCTGTGACGTCCCAGCCCTGATCAAGATCTCATGTGCTGACACGTCTGTGAATGAGATTGTGCTGTACATTCTCTCTGctctcatcatcatcaccaccacaacTGTCATTGTGGTTTCCTATGCTTACATCCTGTCCACCGTCCTGAAGATCCCCTCGACCCATGGCAGGGGTAAGACCTTCTCCACTTGCAGCTCTCACATTACTGTGGTGAGCTTATTCTATGGGACGGTGTTCTTCATGTATGCCCAGCCTGGGGCCATCTCCTCACCACAGAAAAGCAAGATAATAGCTGTGTTCTATACTTTTATCATCCCCATGTTGAATCCACTGATTTATAGCCTAAGGAATAGGGAGGTGAAACATGCTGTGAAAAGGATACTGTTGagaaaattatcttttcattGA
- the LOC125170622 gene encoding olfactory receptor 10C1-like: protein MSGNQSLCTKFTFVAFSSLAELQPVLFVVFLLIYLFTVGGNLIIISLIWVSTSLHTPMYFFLVNLSFLEMCYITSVVPQMLVHLLMETKTISVGGCAAQMYTFAILGLTECSLLAAMAYDRFVAICYPLRYTLLMSPRMCLILATASWTTGVVVESAQITWIFSLPFCGTGKIQHFFCDIMPVMKLACVDTSYNRIVMFVLSMIFIMTPCLLILCSYLRILVTILRIPSAAGRHRAFSTCSSHILVVSLFYGTALFTYIQPKTVHTPETDKATALMYTVVTPALNPVIYTLRNKEVKEAFQRVTQRNPLRKMA, encoded by the coding sequence ATGAGTGGAAATCAGTCCCTCTGCACCAAATTCACATTTGTGGCTTTTTCCTCTCTAGCAGAGTTACAGCCTGTGCTCTTCGTTGTGTTCTTACTCATTTACTTGTTTACTGTGGGAGGAAACCTCATCATCATCTCCCTGATCTGGGTCTCCACTTCCTTACACActcccatgtatttcttcctggttAACCTCTCCTTCCTGGAGATGTGCTACATCACCAGTGTGGTGCCTCAGATGCTGGTGCATCTGCTGATGGAGACCAAGACTATAAGCGTGGGTGGTTGTGCAGCTCAGATGTACACATTTGCCATCTTGGGACTGACAGAATGCTCCCTGCTAGCAGCCATGGCTTATGATCGCTTTGTAGCTATTTGTTACCCGCTGCGTTATACACTCTTGATGAGCCCTCGCATGTGTTTGATATTGGCTACAGCGTCTTGGACcactggggtggtggtggagtCAGCCCAGATCACCTGGATCTTCAGTCTTCCCTTCTGCGGAACAGGAAAGATTCAGCACTTTTTCTGTGACATCATGCCTGTAATGAAACTGGCTTGTGTTGATACCTCCTACAATAGGATTGTGATGTTTGTTCTCTCCATGATCTTCATCATGACTCcctgtttgctcatcttgtgctCCTACCTGCGAATTCTTGTAACCATCTTGAGAATCCCTTCAGCAGCTGGCAGACACAGAGCTTTCTCCACTTGTTCTTCTCATATCTTGGTTGTTTCTCTGTTCTACGGCACTGCCTTGTTCACTTATATCCAACCAAAGACTGTACACACTCCAGAAACAGACAAAGCAACTGCACTCATGTACACAGTGGTCACCCCTGCTCTGAATCCTGTTATCTATACCTTGAGGAACAAGGAAGTAAAGGAAGCCTTTCAAAGGGTAACACAGAGGAATCCTCTTAGAAAAATGGCCTAA